The genomic window TATTTGACCAATCCTAACCAAAGATTTATAATAGAGTCATAAATAAATGAATACATTGTAGTCAAGGAGGAATTGAAAATGGATAGTGAAAAAATGACTTCTACGATGCAAGAATCATTAGCGGAAGCACAAAATGTCGCAATAAATAGACACCATCAGGAAATAGATATTGTCCATCTATGGAAAATATTTATGACTCCAACCAATTTTGCTCGTGGTTTTTACCAGAGCGTTGGTCTAGATGTGGATAAATTTAACCAGATTATTGACCAAGAATTGGATCGAATGCCAACAATAGAAGGCAGTTCCGTAAACTATGGTCAAAACTTAAGTCAAAATCTATTTCATTTATTGTCTGAAGCAGACAATTTACGTAAAAAGTTTCAGGATGACTATTTAGCTACGGAGATTGTTTTGCTGGCCTTAATGAAGTTAAAAAACCATGTGTTAACAAAATATTTATTATCAAATGGGTTAACTGAAAAGCAATTAAAAGCAAGCATAGAAGGATTGCGAGGAGGCGATCGTGTGACTTCAAAAAATCAGGAAGAGAGTTACCAGGCTCTTGAAAAATATGGCATTGATTTGGTGAAAGCAGTAAAAAGTGGCCAACAAGATCCGGTAATTGGGCGAGATGAAGAAATTAGAAACATTATTCGTATTTTATCAAGAAAAACTAAAAACAATCCAATTCTAATAGGTGAGCCTGGTGTTGGTAAGACAGCCATCATTGAAGGGCTAGCTCAAAGAATTGTTCGCAAAGACGTCCCAGAGAATTTGAAAGATAAAACCATCTTTTCTTTGGACATGGGAGCCTTAATTGCAGGAGCAAAATACCGTGGTGAATTTGAAGAACGCTTGAAAGCTGTTTTAAAAGAAGTGAAAAAGAGTGATGGAAAAATTATTCTCTTTATCGATGAGATTCATAATATTGTTGGTGCTGGTAAAACGGAAGGAAGCATGGATGCAGGAAACTTATTGAAACCGATGTTAGCTCGTGGTGAATTGCATTGTATTGGAGCAACAACCCTAAATGAGTACCAGCTCTATATGGAAAAAGATAAAGCACTGGAAAGGCGTTTCCAAAGAGTGATGGTCGAAGAGCCAAACGTAGAAGACACGATTAGTATCCTGCGTGGCTTAAAAGAACGATTCGAAATCCATCATAGTGTAAATATTCACGACAATGCGTTGGTAGCTGCTGCAAATCTATCTAATCGCTACATTACTGACCGTTATATGCCAGATAAAGCGATTGACTTAGTCGATGAGGCTTGTGCAACCATTAGAGTCGAGATGAACTCTATGCCAACAGAATTGGATCAAGTGACACGTCGATTGATGCAACTAGAAATAGAAGAAGCTGCACTGAAAAAAGAAAAAGACGAAGCAAGTAAACGTAGATTAGAAATCTTACGTGAAGAGTTAGCTAATTTACGTGAAGAAGCCAACTCTTTAAAAATGAAGTGGGAAACCGAAAAAGAAGAAGTTGCTAAATTACGTGACAAACGCTCTGAAATAGAACAAGCTCGTCGCGAATTAGAAGATGCTGAAAGCAACTATGATTTAGAGCGAGCAGCTGTCTTGCGTCATGGCCAAATTCCGGCTTTAGAAAAAGAATTAAAAAAATTAGAGTCCAAAAATCTAAAAGATCAAGAAGATAAACAACGATTGGTTCAAGAATCTGTAACAGAAAATGAGATTGCGATAGTTGTAGGCCGTATGACTGGTATCCCTGTTACAAGATTGGTTAAAGGTGAAAGAGAAAAACTGTTGCATCTAGCTGATACTTTACATGAACGCGTCATTGGACAAGATGAAGCAGTTGAAAGTGTCACTGATGCGGTTATTCGTGCAAGAGCAGGGTTACAAGATCCTAATCGTCCAATTGGTTCATTTTTATTCCTTGGTCCAACAGGTGTTGGTAAAACCGAATTAGCTAAAGCACTTGCTGAAAACCTGTTTGACTCACAAGAGCGTATGGTACGTATTGATATGAGCGAGTATATGGAAAAACATTCTGTTTCTCGTCTAGTTGGAGCTCCTCCTGGGTATGTTGGATATGAAGAAGGGGGACAATTGACAGAAGCTGTTAGACGTCACCCTTATAGTATTATCTTACTAGATGAAATTGAAAAAGCTCACCCAGATGTTTTTAATGTTTTATTACAAGTATTAGACGATGGACGCTTAACGGACGGAAAAGGTCGTTTAGTCGACTTTAAAAATACGGTTTTGATTATGACGAGCAACATAGGTTCTACTATTTTATTAGATGGAACAGATGATAAAGGTCAAATTGATGAAGCGGCAAAAGAAGGAGTTTTTTCTTTATTGAATGCCCACTTTAAACCTGAATTTTTAAATCGGATTGACGACACGGTGCTCTTTGCGCCTTTAACAATTGAAGTCGTAAAACAAATTGTGCTTAAAT from Carnobacterium iners includes these protein-coding regions:
- the clpB gene encoding ATP-dependent chaperone ClpB, which encodes MDSEKMTSTMQESLAEAQNVAINRHHQEIDIVHLWKIFMTPTNFARGFYQSVGLDVDKFNQIIDQELDRMPTIEGSSVNYGQNLSQNLFHLLSEADNLRKKFQDDYLATEIVLLALMKLKNHVLTKYLLSNGLTEKQLKASIEGLRGGDRVTSKNQEESYQALEKYGIDLVKAVKSGQQDPVIGRDEEIRNIIRILSRKTKNNPILIGEPGVGKTAIIEGLAQRIVRKDVPENLKDKTIFSLDMGALIAGAKYRGEFEERLKAVLKEVKKSDGKIILFIDEIHNIVGAGKTEGSMDAGNLLKPMLARGELHCIGATTLNEYQLYMEKDKALERRFQRVMVEEPNVEDTISILRGLKERFEIHHSVNIHDNALVAAANLSNRYITDRYMPDKAIDLVDEACATIRVEMNSMPTELDQVTRRLMQLEIEEAALKKEKDEASKRRLEILREELANLREEANSLKMKWETEKEEVAKLRDKRSEIEQARRELEDAESNYDLERAAVLRHGQIPALEKELKKLESKNLKDQEDKQRLVQESVTENEIAIVVGRMTGIPVTRLVKGEREKLLHLADTLHERVIGQDEAVESVTDAVIRARAGLQDPNRPIGSFLFLGPTGVGKTELAKALAENLFDSQERMVRIDMSEYMEKHSVSRLVGAPPGYVGYEEGGQLTEAVRRHPYSIILLDEIEKAHPDVFNVLLQVLDDGRLTDGKGRLVDFKNTVLIMTSNIGSTILLDGTDDKGQIDEAAKEGVFSLLNAHFKPEFLNRIDDTVLFAPLTIEVVKQIVLKLTNDLAKRLVEQEIELAISKEAQTWIAENAYDPTYGARPLKRYLTRSIETPLAKEIIAGKILSKSKVTITLKDGKLAFETTELTE